In Bradyrhizobium sp. 200, the sequence GCTTTCCAGCGGCGAACACATCGAAGCCGAGACCGTGATCTGGGCGGCCGGCATTCGCGCAGCACCCTTGACGGCGCAGATCCCTGCCGAACGCGACAATTTCGGCCGCCTGCTGGTGGACCGCTGCCTGAGCGTACCGGGAGTTGCCGGCGTCTTCGCCACCGGCGATGCCGCCCGCGCCGCCTGTGACGACGATGGTAACTACGCGCTGATGTCGTGCCAGCACGCCACGCGGATGGGCGCCTTCGCCGGCAACAACGCCGCGGCCGAGCTGCTCGGCGTGCCGACCAAGCCCTACCACCAGAAGGCCTATGTCACCTGTCTCGACCTCGGCGAGGCCGGCGCGCTGTTCACCAGCGGCTGGGAACGCAACGTCAAGATGGTCGGCGGCGTCGCCAAGAAGACCAAGCAGGAGATCAACACCGTCTGGATCTATCCGCCGCGTGCCGAGCGTGCCGCGGCGCTGGCCTCGGCAGATCCGGAGCGTGTGACTGATGTGACTGGCTTCCTCTAGCCCTTCACGCGAAGCGGTCCGCGCTTCGTCGAAGCGCAGACCGCCCAAGTGCCGATCGAGCGCAGAAGTTTTCAAAGACGAATCAGATGATCCTCAACACACAGCAGGAGACGAAGATGAATCATGTGATCCGCAACATTCAGCAGACGACAATCGAGAGCCTGGACAACGCCTCACGCCCTGGTCGAGCGGCGCCGGACGAACTGGTCCCGTCGCGCTATGCGCTGCGGGTCGGTGAAATCGACGTGCTGGTGATCAGCGATGGCGTGGTGACGCCGCCGGCCGAGTCGATGGCCACCAACGCCGACCCGGCCGTCCGGGCGGCCTGGCTGGACAACATGCTGCTGTCGCACGACGCGTTCGATTGGGCGCTGAACGAGGTCGTGGTGCGCAGCGGCAGCCAGACCATCCTCATCGACAGCGGGCTCGGCGCGGAGGTCCCGGACTTCAAGCGGGCCGGGCATCTGGTCCATCGCCTGGAGGCGACCGGCATCGATCTTTCGTCCGTCACCGACGTGGTGCTAACCCACATGCACTTCGACCACGTTGGCGGGCTGCTCGTCGACGGCGTGAAGGAGCGGCTGCGTCCGGATCTGCGGATCCATGTGTCCGCCGCCGAGGTCAAGTTCTGGGAAGCGCCCGATTTCTCCCGCACCGGCATGCCACCCGATCTTGCCGAGATAGCCCGGCAGGCGTCCAAGCGGTTCGTGAAAGAGTACCGCAGCCAGCTGCGGATATTCGAGGAGCAGCACGAGGTGGCGCCGGGGGTGGTCGT encodes:
- a CDS encoding MBL fold metallo-hydrolase: MNHVIRNIQQTTIESLDNASRPGRAAPDELVPSRYALRVGEIDVLVISDGVVTPPAESMATNADPAVRAAWLDNMLLSHDAFDWALNEVVVRSGSQTILIDSGLGAEVPDFKRAGHLVHRLEATGIDLSSVTDVVLTHMHFDHVGGLLVDGVKERLRPDLRIHVSAAEVKFWEAPDFSRTGMPPDLAEIARQASKRFVKEYRSQLRIFEEQHEVAPGVVVSRTGGHTPGHSVIRLKSGGEALMFAGDAIFPVSFDHPEWHNGFEHDPEEATRVRIRLMRELAETGAWLVATHMPFPSVGRVAVAGDLFRWVPAWWDY